Proteins from a single region of Amycolatopsis sp. CA-230715:
- a CDS encoding cold-shock protein: MAQGTVKWFNAEKGFGFIAQDGGEGDVFVHYSEIDGRGFRTLEENQRVEFEVGQGQKGPQAQKVRVI; the protein is encoded by the coding sequence GTGGCGCAAGGCACTGTGAAGTGGTTCAACGCCGAGAAGGGCTTCGGCTTCATCGCCCAGGACGGCGGCGAGGGCGACGTGTTCGTGCACTACTCGGAGATCGACGGTCGCGGATTCCGCACCCTCGAAGAGAACCAGCGCGTGGAGTTCGAGGTCGGTCAGGGCCAGAAGGGGCCGCAGGCCCAGAAGGTCCGCGTCATCTGA